A window from Planococcus maritimus encodes these proteins:
- a CDS encoding glycogen/starch/alpha-glucan phosphorylase: MFYSKEQFKEEFNRRLAVENGDKTESTAYHVLGKMVCEEVMLEWDKQQIANQNSGDKQLYYLSIEFLLGRLLGQNLHNLGAYNLVEEALGELGYKLAEIEELEQEPGLGNGGLGRLAACFLDSLASLGLPGHGCGIRYRGGLFTQHFVKGFQVETPTDWIKEGQSLEVRRDDLALDIPFFGETHMTVEEEGVRTELKKAVWVKAVPYDMPIVGAQGGTINTLRLWQAEMSEQPQPAELGHLMNELETAKISDRLYPDDALDSGKLLRLKQQYFLCSASIRTILATRNFDIEELPEKVAIQINDTHPALSVPELMRILMDDYELDWDKAWSLTTRTISYTNHTILEEAMEKWESRLLRQLLPRVYQIIEEIDRRFRAEWESKELDEQAVHKLSIIDEGVVKMAVLAVVGSYKVNGVAKLHTEILKKREMKELNEYFPHKFHNKTNGITHRRWLLGANPELSTLITENIGKEWIQQPAQLSELGYLADSRPFLESFQAIKKLKKEQLIHHLERAHNTIVDPDSIFDIHIKRIHGYKRQLMNILHVQQLYKRIKSDANYRPYPRTFLFGGKSAPSYHFAKQVIKLINTVAERVNNDPVARRHLHVVFVEDYNVSHAEYMIPAADISEQISTASKEASGTGNMKFMMNGALTLGTYDGANVEIFDAVGEENAFVFGMSSEEVMRFEHDGSYNPKDIIDRDPHIREAIEELSSGEWSDGPHHADFIVRQLTEGGDPFFVLKDLGDYARTHERVLAAYEHPVEWAGMCVRNIAASGIFSSDRTIQQYSEDVWGLSKVPTN; this comes from the coding sequence ATGTTTTACTCCAAAGAACAATTCAAAGAAGAATTCAACAGGCGATTGGCAGTGGAAAATGGGGATAAAACAGAAAGCACAGCCTATCATGTGTTAGGAAAAATGGTTTGTGAAGAAGTCATGCTGGAATGGGATAAACAACAGATTGCCAACCAGAACAGCGGCGATAAGCAATTGTATTATCTATCGATTGAGTTCCTGCTGGGCCGTTTGCTCGGACAGAACCTGCATAATCTAGGCGCCTATAATCTGGTAGAAGAAGCGCTTGGGGAACTCGGCTATAAACTAGCAGAAATCGAAGAGCTCGAGCAAGAACCAGGACTAGGAAACGGCGGGCTGGGCCGTTTGGCGGCGTGTTTCTTGGATTCACTCGCTTCACTCGGCTTGCCTGGCCATGGTTGTGGAATCCGTTACCGCGGGGGGTTGTTCACCCAGCATTTTGTCAAAGGCTTCCAAGTGGAGACACCGACGGATTGGATTAAGGAAGGACAAAGCCTCGAAGTGCGTCGTGATGACCTGGCGCTCGACATCCCGTTTTTTGGGGAAACTCATATGACTGTCGAGGAAGAAGGCGTCCGCACCGAACTGAAAAAAGCAGTATGGGTCAAAGCTGTGCCGTACGATATGCCGATTGTGGGGGCACAGGGCGGCACGATTAATACGCTCAGGCTATGGCAGGCGGAAATGTCTGAACAGCCGCAGCCTGCTGAACTGGGGCATTTGATGAACGAACTCGAGACAGCGAAAATTTCTGACCGGCTGTACCCAGATGATGCACTCGATAGCGGCAAATTACTGCGTTTGAAACAACAATACTTTTTATGCAGCGCCTCCATTCGCACCATCCTGGCGACGCGTAATTTTGATATTGAGGAATTGCCTGAAAAAGTAGCCATCCAGATCAACGATACGCATCCGGCTTTATCGGTGCCGGAGTTGATGCGGATATTGATGGACGACTATGAGCTGGATTGGGATAAGGCATGGTCGCTGACAACGCGGACTATTTCTTATACGAACCATACGATTTTGGAAGAAGCGATGGAAAAATGGGAGAGCCGGCTGCTGCGACAGCTATTGCCGCGCGTCTACCAAATCATCGAAGAAATTGACCGACGCTTCAGAGCGGAATGGGAATCGAAAGAATTGGACGAACAAGCTGTCCACAAACTATCGATCATCGACGAAGGCGTCGTGAAGATGGCTGTATTGGCGGTCGTGGGCAGCTACAAAGTGAACGGAGTGGCAAAACTCCATACCGAAATTCTCAAAAAACGGGAGATGAAAGAACTGAATGAATACTTCCCGCATAAATTCCATAACAAGACCAACGGCATTACCCATCGCCGTTGGTTGCTGGGGGCCAATCCGGAATTGAGTACGCTCATTACGGAAAACATTGGGAAGGAATGGATTCAGCAGCCTGCCCAATTAAGTGAACTCGGTTATTTGGCGGACAGCCGGCCGTTTCTGGAATCTTTTCAAGCCATTAAAAAGCTGAAAAAAGAGCAGCTGATTCATCACCTCGAAAGAGCGCATAATACCATTGTTGACCCCGATTCGATTTTTGATATCCACATCAAACGAATCCACGGTTATAAACGCCAGCTGATGAACATCCTGCATGTCCAGCAATTATACAAGCGCATCAAAAGCGATGCGAACTACCGGCCGTATCCACGGACTTTCTTGTTCGGCGGGAAATCCGCGCCTAGCTATCATTTCGCTAAACAAGTCATTAAGCTGATCAACACGGTTGCCGAACGCGTCAATAACGATCCAGTCGCAAGGCGCCATCTCCACGTCGTTTTCGTCGAAGACTATAACGTCAGCCATGCGGAGTATATGATTCCAGCGGCGGATATCAGCGAACAGATCTCCACTGCCTCGAAAGAAGCGTCAGGAACCGGCAACATGAAATTCATGATGAACGGCGCACTGACACTCGGCACATATGACGGAGCGAACGTCGAGATTTTCGATGCCGTGGGCGAAGAAAATGCCTTTGTTTTCGGTATGAGTTCGGAGGAAGTCATGCGCTTTGAGCATGATGGCAGCTATAATCCGAAAGACATTATCGACCGGGACCCACATATTCGTGAAGCAATTGAAGAACTGTCGAGCGGAGAATGGTCGGACGGCCCGCATCATGCCGATTTTATCGTGCGTCAATTGACAGAAGGGGGAGACCCGTTTTTTGTCTTGAAAGACTTGGGGGATTACGCAAGAACGCATGAGCGTGTACTGGCGGCATATGAGCACCCTGTTGAATGGGCGGGCATGTGCGTGAGGAATATCGCCGCTTCCGGCATTTTCTCAAGCGACCGAACGATCCAGCAATATTCGGAGGATGTCTGGGGATTATCGAAAGTTCCGACTAACTGA
- a CDS encoding SDR family oxidoreductase — MGQASFDNTDLVDYKASGALEGKVAIVTGASSGIGQAVAIAYAKEGARVVIGYLDDEEGAEKTLSIIQSYGGEARALAGDLGQSKNCDALVKYALEEFGAVDIVVNNAGFQYPQTSPLDISDEQMLKTFEIKAFAMFYLVRAALPHLKKGSRIINTASINAYRGHSDLIDYSGANGAMVAMTRSLARRLVREEIAVNGIAPGPIWTPLITKTFGDLNPDVESDFGEDVPAGRPGQPYELVKAYVFLADPQNSYMTGQFLHMNGGDYMST; from the coding sequence ATGGGACAAGCAAGTTTTGACAATACTGATTTGGTTGATTATAAAGCGAGCGGTGCTCTAGAAGGCAAAGTGGCGATCGTCACCGGTGCAAGCAGCGGGATTGGCCAAGCAGTCGCCATCGCTTATGCAAAAGAAGGAGCACGTGTCGTCATTGGTTATCTCGATGACGAGGAAGGCGCAGAAAAAACCTTGAGCATCATCCAATCTTACGGGGGCGAGGCACGGGCTCTTGCTGGCGACCTTGGCCAGTCCAAGAATTGCGATGCGCTCGTGAAGTATGCGCTTGAGGAGTTTGGTGCGGTGGATATTGTCGTCAACAATGCGGGGTTTCAATACCCGCAGACTTCGCCGCTCGATATCAGTGATGAACAAATGCTGAAAACTTTCGAGATCAAAGCCTTCGCCATGTTTTATTTAGTACGTGCGGCTTTGCCGCATTTGAAAAAGGGATCACGTATCATCAATACCGCTTCCATCAATGCTTACCGGGGCCATTCCGATTTGATCGATTATTCCGGAGCTAACGGGGCGATGGTGGCGATGACCCGTTCTTTGGCCAGACGTCTCGTCCGGGAAGAAATTGCGGTCAATGGCATTGCGCCAGGCCCGATCTGGACGCCGCTCATCACGAAAACTTTCGGGGATTTAAACCCGGACGTCGAAAGTGATTTTGGAGAAGATGTACCGGCAGGGCGACCGGGGCAGCCATATGAACTTGTGAAGGCTTATGTGTTTTTAGCCGATCCTCAGAATTCCTATATGACCGGGCAATTTTTGCATATGAACGGCGGCGACTATATGTCGACTTAA
- a CDS encoding MBL fold metallo-hydrolase, translating to MKKILGLAVLLMGLTGCVPLGEPANPKPQDPVQPEQGADIDAMSGLAVHYIDVGQGSAAYLEWDGYSMLMDAGDWNASDTLAYLDKLEVETIDIAVGTHPDADHIGQLSRVIENYEVGEVWMSGNLSSSNTFIRTLEAVEEAGIPYEEPRRGDEYEIGSLKITVLHPEQLSGDTNGDSLSFHIRYGETAFIFTGDADIQAEQEMVASGLPLEADVLLMGHHGSNTSTSREFLQAVAPDVAIYSAGLDNPYGHPYAEVLATVENEGADVYGTDVNGTIIVETDGQEYNVETEREGVAKEGGNRCVDINGASTAELSELRGIGEALAKVIVDERPFDTLDELTRVNGIGAGKLAGLKEQGLACIGE from the coding sequence ATGAAAAAGATACTGGGACTCGCCGTTTTGTTGATGGGGCTAACGGGGTGCGTGCCGCTCGGTGAACCGGCCAACCCGAAACCACAAGATCCAGTGCAGCCGGAACAGGGCGCCGATATCGATGCGATGAGTGGCCTTGCTGTCCATTACATCGATGTCGGACAAGGTTCTGCTGCATATTTGGAATGGGACGGCTATTCCATGCTGATGGATGCCGGAGATTGGAATGCGAGTGACACGCTGGCGTATTTGGATAAGCTGGAAGTGGAAACGATCGATATCGCTGTTGGAACCCACCCAGACGCTGACCATATCGGCCAATTGTCGCGAGTCATCGAGAATTACGAAGTCGGAGAAGTGTGGATGTCAGGGAACCTGAGTTCTTCCAATACGTTTATCCGAACACTAGAAGCAGTAGAAGAAGCGGGAATTCCATATGAAGAGCCGCGTCGTGGCGATGAATACGAGATCGGTTCGTTGAAAATCACCGTGCTTCATCCAGAACAACTGAGCGGCGACACAAACGGTGATTCACTATCGTTTCATATCCGTTACGGAGAAACCGCGTTCATTTTCACAGGGGATGCGGATATCCAGGCAGAACAGGAAATGGTCGCGAGCGGCTTGCCGCTTGAAGCGGATGTCTTGTTAATGGGCCATCACGGCTCGAATACATCGACAAGCCGTGAATTTTTGCAGGCTGTGGCACCTGATGTGGCCATTTACAGTGCCGGACTTGATAATCCTTATGGCCATCCATATGCAGAAGTACTGGCAACTGTGGAAAATGAAGGCGCGGACGTCTATGGTACAGACGTCAATGGCACCATCATCGTTGAGACAGATGGCCAGGAATACAATGTGGAAACGGAACGCGAAGGCGTCGCTAAAGAAGGCGGCAATCGGTGTGTAGACATCAACGGGGCGTCCACTGCAGAACTCTCGGAACTGCGTGGTATCGGAGAAGCACTGGCCAAAGTAATCGTCGACGAGCGGCCTTTTGACACGCTGGATGAGCTCACGCGTGTTAATGGCATCGGGGCAGGAAAGCTCGCTGGATTGAAAGAACAAGGATTAGCTTGTATAGGGGAGTGA
- a CDS encoding DUF3006 domain-containing protein: MRGVLDRFEDGGVAVIIAEQAGREFRVPLRYLPEGSRQGMWFTLSIEAGQVVDIEADLTQTAERTDKAEQLMARLRSKSTGSRFKRK; the protein is encoded by the coding sequence ATGAGAGGGGTATTGGATCGTTTTGAAGATGGCGGTGTGGCCGTCATTATCGCAGAACAAGCCGGACGCGAATTTCGTGTGCCGCTTCGCTATTTGCCGGAAGGTAGCAGGCAGGGCATGTGGTTTACGCTGAGTATCGAAGCGGGACAAGTTGTAGACATCGAAGCAGATCTTACGCAGACAGCTGAACGCACCGATAAAGCCGAACAGCTGATGGCACGATTGCGCAGTAAAAGCACAGGAAGCCGGTTTAAACGTAAATGA
- a CDS encoding DUF3219 family protein encodes MSEIIQLNGRPIKTERLELQSLEDGRRQISCDFKVTSDAYHDIAVLLYEMNFRVNIPANGQEFDAAISNYFTDTTNLYEGNKVADYHLELTEVVST; translated from the coding sequence ATGAGTGAAATTATTCAATTGAACGGACGCCCAATCAAAACAGAGCGGCTTGAACTGCAATCTTTAGAAGATGGCCGCAGACAGATCTCCTGCGACTTCAAAGTGACAAGCGACGCTTATCACGACATTGCCGTCTTGCTTTATGAGATGAATTTCCGTGTGAACATACCGGCGAACGGCCAGGAATTCGACGCTGCTATCTCCAATTACTTCACCGACACAACCAATCTTTATGAAGGCAATAAAGTCGCAGATTATCACCTGGAGCTGACTGAAGTCGTTTCAACTTAA
- a CDS encoding general stress protein, with protein sequence MVIKLSVENAVQAKAEIEKLESQGFTHDDIYIFAHDPKRTKDITKALDTEAVGMKEQGFLDSMKNMTSSRGDELRAKLHAAGLTKEEADEYEEVLDTGKLVIVANKDH encoded by the coding sequence TTGGTAATTAAATTATCAGTTGAAAACGCAGTACAGGCAAAAGCAGAAATCGAAAAACTTGAGTCGCAAGGGTTCACACATGACGATATCTACATTTTCGCCCATGACCCAAAACGGACAAAAGACATTACGAAAGCACTCGACACAGAAGCAGTCGGCATGAAAGAACAAGGCTTCCTCGACAGCATGAAAAACATGACGTCTTCACGAGGCGATGAATTGCGCGCGAAACTTCATGCAGCTGGCCTCACTAAGGAAGAAGCGGATGAGTACGAAGAAGTGCTCGATACCGGGAAATTAGTCATCGTCGCCAATAAAGACCATTGA
- a CDS encoding MBL fold metallo-hydrolase — protein sequence MKITPIGIWGGYPNKNEATCAYLIEQDGYRCLLDCGSGVVAAVQNYTELKDIDAVIISHYHPDHVADIGVLQHAAMVGMQLKEWEVPLPIYAHDRDEQGFAQLSYKGVTEGRAIHVDDSLALGPFQVTFCETDHPVYCLAMRFTNGEQSAVFTADTAWKDELVPFAESADLLVAESNLYEKYLGIIQGHMSGSQAGKLAAQSSAKRLLLTHLPQYGELSEILEEAKKTYSGNVSFAEIGKSYQL from the coding sequence ATGAAGATTACACCAATCGGGATTTGGGGCGGCTACCCAAATAAAAATGAAGCCACTTGCGCTTATCTGATCGAACAAGACGGCTATCGTTGCCTTCTTGACTGCGGCAGTGGGGTGGTCGCGGCGGTTCAGAATTACACAGAGTTGAAAGATATCGATGCCGTCATCATCAGCCATTACCATCCGGACCACGTGGCGGACATCGGCGTTCTGCAGCATGCTGCGATGGTCGGGATGCAATTGAAAGAATGGGAGGTGCCCTTGCCGATCTATGCGCATGACCGAGACGAGCAAGGCTTCGCTCAGTTGTCGTATAAAGGCGTGACGGAAGGGCGGGCTATTCATGTAGATGACAGCTTAGCGTTGGGTCCGTTTCAAGTGACATTCTGCGAAACGGATCATCCGGTTTACTGCCTGGCAATGCGTTTTACAAACGGAGAACAATCAGCAGTCTTTACGGCGGATACGGCGTGGAAAGACGAACTCGTGCCATTCGCTGAATCAGCGGATCTGCTTGTTGCAGAGTCGAACCTGTACGAAAAATACCTCGGCATCATCCAAGGGCATATGAGTGGCAGCCAAGCTGGAAAACTCGCAGCACAATCTTCAGCCAAACGGCTCTTGTTGACTCATTTGCCGCAGTACGGGGAGTTATCCGAAATTCTCGAGGAAGCGAAAAAAACCTATAGCGGCAATGTCTCATTCGCTGAAATCGGCAAAAGCTATCAATTATAG
- a CDS encoding LLM class flavin-dependent oxidoreductase: MTQQTQELAVSILDLVPVRQGYPMGQAFEDMKNLARHAEQFGYKRFWLSEHHNTPTLASSATSILISKVLEATQTIEVGSGGIMLPNHTPLVVAEQFGTLETMHPGRVNLGLGRAPGTDMQTARALRRTTQETAFQFPEDVEELQRYLGPLEAQESVKAYPGVDTEVPLFILGSSTSSAVLAAKLGLPYAFAAHFAPQQLESAVAIYRSRFEPSESLAEPYVIACVNVVGADSAEEAERLSTSSDQFYLNVVRGTKNPLMPPVETMDGRWSYAEEAMVRSMGRYTFKGNAEQLGEQIGRFAGSLPIDELMAVSYIYDQDKRVRSYEILKDAVSHAVRLP, encoded by the coding sequence ATGACACAACAAACACAAGAGCTTGCGGTTTCCATCTTGGACCTTGTACCAGTACGCCAAGGCTATCCGATGGGGCAAGCATTCGAAGATATGAAAAATCTCGCACGCCATGCCGAGCAGTTCGGCTATAAACGGTTCTGGTTGTCCGAGCATCACAATACACCAACGCTCGCAAGTTCTGCGACGTCAATTCTCATTTCCAAAGTGCTTGAAGCGACACAAACGATCGAAGTCGGTTCCGGTGGCATCATGCTGCCAAACCATACGCCGCTCGTCGTCGCTGAACAATTTGGCACACTCGAAACGATGCATCCAGGACGCGTCAACTTAGGACTTGGCCGCGCGCCGGGCACCGATATGCAAACAGCCCGGGCGCTTCGCCGGACGACACAAGAAACTGCGTTTCAATTTCCTGAAGATGTCGAAGAGCTGCAGCGTTATTTAGGTCCGCTTGAAGCGCAGGAATCTGTGAAAGCTTATCCGGGCGTCGACACGGAAGTTCCGCTATTCATCCTTGGCTCGAGTACTTCGAGCGCGGTGCTCGCGGCAAAACTCGGCTTGCCTTATGCATTTGCGGCGCATTTCGCACCGCAACAGCTGGAGTCGGCAGTGGCCATCTACCGCAGTCGCTTCGAGCCTTCTGAATCATTGGCCGAGCCGTATGTTATTGCTTGCGTCAATGTGGTCGGCGCCGACAGTGCAGAAGAAGCGGAGCGGCTTTCGACATCGAGTGACCAGTTTTACTTGAACGTTGTCCGCGGTACGAAAAATCCATTGATGCCGCCTGTCGAGACGATGGATGGCCGCTGGAGTTATGCGGAAGAAGCGATGGTCAGATCGATGGGACGCTATACCTTCAAAGGGAATGCTGAGCAATTGGGCGAACAAATCGGCCGCTTTGCCGGTTCGCTGCCGATCGATGAATTGATGGCTGTCTCCTATATTTATGACCAAGACAAGCGAGTGCGTTCATACGAAATCCTGAAAGATGCGGTCTCGCACGCTGTCCGATTGCCATGA
- a CDS encoding purine/pyrimidine permease encodes MTKNLAGGFQWAIFLIASSIAAPIAIANIFGMDTADTALFLQRTIFVLGIACLIQAFVGHRLPINEGPAGLWWGVFIVYAGLVGVLYSTAEESLQVLQSGLFYSGILFIVFAVTGIVDKLKQFFTPTVTFIYLLLLVLQISESIMKGLFGISSEGELMDVKVLLAAVAVILITFYFMFHRSAFISRYSVLLSIAFGWLLFWAIGKAPSIPKAEGALLTFPDMLVFGPLVFDGGMLVTTLFLTVLLIANMMASVRVMESLLKNAFSIHAEDRMKQASVASGLNHLLAGLFSSVGPVPISGAAGFVSATRTPGIRPFIFGGVIVAGISLFPQLMAVLASLPAPVAYAVIFAIFSKMVEMAFNELEEEPNRKRSYKVAAFGLMTGVGLMFIPTESMAGLPSAVAAILSNGLISGTIIAIILEQLMMRVVRVK; translated from the coding sequence ATGACAAAAAATTTAGCGGGCGGCTTTCAATGGGCGATTTTCCTGATCGCATCCTCCATTGCAGCCCCCATCGCCATCGCAAACATTTTCGGCATGGACACAGCCGATACTGCGCTATTCTTGCAGCGCACCATCTTCGTCCTCGGCATCGCCTGCCTAATCCAGGCCTTTGTCGGTCACCGCTTACCCATCAATGAAGGGCCCGCCGGATTATGGTGGGGCGTGTTTATCGTCTATGCCGGACTTGTCGGCGTGTTGTATTCAACTGCTGAGGAATCCTTGCAAGTGTTGCAAAGCGGCTTGTTCTACAGCGGTATTTTATTTATTGTTTTTGCTGTGACAGGCATAGTGGACAAGCTAAAACAGTTTTTCACTCCAACCGTCACCTTTATCTATTTGCTGTTGCTGGTATTGCAAATCAGTGAATCGATCATGAAAGGCTTGTTCGGCATTTCGTCGGAAGGGGAGTTAATGGACGTCAAGGTACTGCTGGCAGCAGTTGCCGTCATTTTGATCACGTTCTACTTCATGTTCCATCGCTCCGCGTTCATCAGCCGTTATTCCGTGCTCTTGTCCATCGCTTTTGGTTGGCTATTGTTTTGGGCAATCGGCAAAGCGCCAAGTATTCCAAAGGCTGAGGGGGCATTGTTGACGTTCCCGGATATGTTGGTCTTTGGCCCGCTCGTCTTTGACGGGGGAATGCTTGTCACGACCTTATTCCTGACTGTCTTGCTCATCGCCAATATGATGGCTTCGGTGCGCGTCATGGAAAGCTTGCTGAAAAACGCCTTTTCCATCCACGCAGAAGACCGCATGAAACAGGCATCGGTCGCTTCAGGATTGAACCATTTGCTCGCGGGGCTGTTTTCTTCTGTTGGCCCTGTGCCGATTTCTGGTGCTGCTGGATTTGTTAGTGCGACCAGAACACCAGGCATCCGCCCGTTCATCTTCGGTGGGGTTATTGTGGCCGGCATCAGTTTGTTTCCACAATTAATGGCCGTGCTCGCTTCTTTACCAGCACCGGTCGCGTATGCTGTCATTTTTGCGATTTTCTCTAAAATGGTCGAGATGGCGTTTAACGAATTGGAAGAAGAGCCTAACCGCAAGCGATCTTATAAAGTGGCCGCATTTGGCCTTATGACAGGTGTGGGCTTAATGTTCATCCCGACAGAAAGTATGGCTGGCTTGCCATCCGCTGTTGCTGCCATTTTATCGAATGGCTTGATTTCAGGGACCATTATCGCTATTATTCTCGAACAATTAATGATGCGCGTCGTACGTGTAAAATAA
- the pepF gene encoding oligoendopeptidase F, with product MVKSLPTRSEVSIEETWNLESLMASPEAFDTALEELDQETAAYAEKFQGRITDAESALQALEAYLEIAEKLVAPGTYASLSYSTDQTDTAAQMRAGKFSAFSAKISSRLAFVASELLELPEPVLKQAMSQSQEFEGYLKKLLRKKPHQLHPAAEKALASYSSVFQSPYGLYNTTKMVDMDFPDFEAGGKSHPLSYVSFEGDWEAETDTELRRAAFKAFSDKLRDYQHTTAKTYDMQLQTEKTTADLRGYSDIFEYLLSNQEVDRTLYDRQIDLIQTELAPHMRKYARLLQKTHGLDKMTFADLKISLDPEYDPEITVEESKQYINEALGIMGTDYLDMVERSYNERWIDFAQNKGKSTGAFCASPYGDHPYILISWTGRMNEVFVLAHELGHAGHFYHANREQNLFNARPSLYFIEAPSTMNEMLVANHLLKNSEDPKFKRWVISSIVARTYYHNFVTHLLEAAYQREVYKKVDSGENVNAGVLNALKRGVLEEFWGDDVEVTEGAELTWMRQPHYYMGLYPYTYSAGLTISTQVSKRILSEGQPAVDEWIDVLNAGGTKTPVELSKMAGVDITTEQPLRDTIAYIGELIDEMERLTEEIEQQKV from the coding sequence TTGGTTAAAAGTTTACCGACACGTTCAGAAGTATCAATAGAAGAAACATGGAATTTAGAGAGTCTTATGGCAAGTCCTGAAGCATTCGACACTGCCTTAGAGGAACTTGATCAAGAAACGGCCGCCTATGCGGAGAAATTCCAAGGCCGTATCACTGACGCCGAGTCAGCCCTCCAAGCCCTTGAAGCGTATCTTGAAATTGCTGAGAAATTGGTAGCACCGGGCACTTACGCCAGCCTCTCCTACAGCACCGACCAAACCGATACGGCAGCCCAGATGCGCGCCGGGAAATTCAGCGCATTTTCAGCTAAAATTAGCAGCCGACTCGCTTTTGTAGCAAGTGAGTTATTGGAATTGCCCGAACCCGTCTTAAAACAAGCGATGTCGCAATCGCAAGAGTTCGAAGGCTATTTGAAGAAATTGCTGCGGAAAAAACCGCATCAATTGCACCCAGCTGCAGAGAAAGCATTGGCTTCCTACTCTTCTGTCTTTCAGTCCCCTTATGGATTGTACAATACAACGAAAATGGTCGATATGGACTTTCCTGATTTCGAAGCTGGCGGCAAATCCCATCCCCTTAGCTACGTCTCGTTCGAAGGCGATTGGGAAGCGGAAACCGATACCGAACTGCGGCGCGCTGCGTTCAAAGCGTTTTCCGACAAACTCCGCGACTATCAACACACGACTGCTAAAACATATGACATGCAATTGCAGACGGAAAAAACAACAGCCGATCTGCGCGGTTATAGCGATATCTTCGAGTACCTGTTATCTAATCAAGAAGTCGACCGGACGCTGTACGACCGCCAAATCGATTTGATTCAAACGGAACTCGCGCCGCATATGCGCAAATACGCGCGTTTGCTGCAAAAAACGCACGGCTTGGATAAAATGACCTTTGCCGATTTGAAGATTTCTTTGGACCCGGAATATGATCCAGAAATTACTGTCGAGGAATCTAAACAATACATCAACGAAGCACTCGGCATCATGGGAACGGATTATTTGGATATGGTGGAGCGCTCGTACAATGAACGCTGGATCGATTTTGCCCAAAACAAAGGCAAATCGACAGGCGCATTTTGCGCAAGCCCTTACGGCGACCATCCATATATCCTTATTTCCTGGACCGGCCGCATGAACGAAGTGTTTGTGCTAGCGCATGAACTGGGCCACGCGGGGCATTTCTATCACGCCAACCGTGAACAGAACCTCTTCAATGCGCGCCCGTCTCTCTACTTTATCGAAGCGCCCTCAACAATGAATGAAATGCTGGTAGCCAATCATTTGCTGAAGAATTCCGAAGACCCGAAATTCAAACGCTGGGTCATTTCATCGATCGTCGCCAGAACTTATTACCATAACTTTGTCACTCATTTGCTCGAAGCAGCTTATCAGCGCGAAGTGTATAAAAAAGTTGATTCGGGAGAAAACGTCAATGCCGGCGTGCTCAATGCGCTGAAACGCGGCGTGCTCGAAGAATTCTGGGGCGACGATGTAGAAGTTACAGAAGGCGCGGAATTGACGTGGATGCGCCAGCCGCATTATTATATGGGGCTTTACCCGTATACTTATAGCGCTGGGCTGACGATCTCCACGCAAGTATCAAAGCGGATCTTGTCAGAAGGCCAGCCTGCCGTCGACGAATGGATCGACGTCTTGAACGCAGGCGGCACAAAAACCCCTGTGGAATTATCCAAAATGGCAGGCGTCGACATCACGACCGAACAGCCACTGCGCGATACCATCGCTTATATCGGTGAACTGATCGACGAAATGGAACGTTTGACCGAAGAAATCGAACAACAAAAAGTATAA
- a CDS encoding PaaI family thioesterase, which translates to MSQTVVHAIQDEYGKEFAWCYGCGRLNEHGLHLRTGWDGEETITFYEPRKEHTAIPGFVYGGLLASLVDCHGTGSASLALHRKNGHEPGSGEEPPRFVTGSLHVDYLKPTPQGKTLKAVGKVEEIHPKKFKVNVEVFAGEVKVANGEVVAVLMPSTFTS; encoded by the coding sequence TTGAGTCAAACAGTTGTACATGCAATTCAAGATGAATACGGAAAAGAGTTCGCCTGGTGCTACGGATGTGGTCGTTTGAATGAACATGGGCTGCATCTCCGGACGGGATGGGACGGAGAAGAAACTATCACTTTTTATGAACCGCGAAAAGAACATACGGCCATACCGGGTTTTGTCTACGGCGGCTTACTGGCATCGCTGGTAGATTGCCACGGAACGGGTTCGGCGTCGCTCGCTCTTCACCGAAAAAATGGCCATGAGCCTGGCAGCGGGGAAGAGCCGCCGCGCTTTGTAACAGGGTCTTTGCACGTCGATTACTTGAAGCCGACGCCTCAAGGAAAAACCTTGAAAGCGGTAGGGAAAGTTGAAGAAATCCATCCCAAAAAATTTAAAGTGAATGTAGAAGTATTTGCAGGAGAAGTAAAAGTCGCAAACGGCGAAGTAGTGGCCGTGCTGATGCCGTCAACTTTCACTTCGTAA